The bacterium sequence CGCCTCCGCCGGATTTCGACCCGACGCGCATCATCTTCTCTCCGTTGTTCCAGGACGCGAGTTTCGTGCTGATCCTGCTGATTCCGATTCTGACGATGCGGCTCGTGTCCGAGGAGGACCGCGCGCACACGATGGAACTGCTCGCGACGTCGCCCGTGAGCAGCACCGCGATCGTCCTTGGCAAGTACCTCGCCGGCGTGGTGCTGTTCCTCGTGCTGCTGGCGATCAGCGCGTACATGCCGCTCTCGCTCGCGCTGGTGGGGCGGCTGGACTGGGGGTTGCTCGCCGCATCCTACATCGGCCTGTTGCTGCTCGGCGGCGCGTTCCTCGCGATCGGCCTGTTCGCCTCGACGCTCAACGAGAACCAGATCGTCTCGGCGGCGATCGGGTTTGCCCTGCTGCTCCTGTTCTGGGTGCTCGGGTTCGCGCAGCAAGCCACCGGGTCGGCCGTGCAACAGGTCCTGTCGTCACTCTCGTTCTCGACCCACTTCACCAACCTCGCGAGCGGTGTCGTGGACACTCAGGATATCGTATTCTTCCTGAGCCTCGCCGGGTTCTTCGTGTTCCTGGGCGTGGTCGCGCTCGAGTCCCGGAAGTGGAGGTAGTGCGATGAAGCGCCGCAACGCCCTGCTTACGACCAACGCGCTCATTTCGGCGATCCTCGTCGCCGCGCTCCTGGTTGGGTTGAACTACCTGGTGACGGAGCATCACGTACGGTGGGATCTTACCGCCACGCGCGAGCATTCCCTGTCACCGCAGACGATCAAGGTGCTTCGAACGCTGCCCGGGCCGATCCAGGCGGTGGCGTTCCCCGGCGCGGACTCCGCGCAGACGTATCGCCAGCAGCTGGGCACGTATCAGTACTACAGCAAGGACTTTCAGTATCGGATCGTCGATCCCGACCGCAACCCGGCGGAAGCCCAGAAGTACAAGGTCACGTCATACGGGCAGATCGTGCTGCAGCACGGGGCGGCGTCGTACACGGTCGACGACGGGTCGGAAGAGGCGCTGACGAACGGCATCCTGCACGTCCTCGCGACCTCGAAGAAAACCGTGTACGTCCTGCAGGGCGAAGGAGAGATCCCGCTCGACGACTTCACGCGCACCGGCATGGGCACGGCCAAGCAGGCGCTGACGGGCAAGGGGTTCGACGTGAAACCGCTTGCGCTGATCCAAACAGGGGAAGTCCCGTCCGACGCCTCGGCCGTGATTATTGCGGCTCCGACGCGCGACCTCCTGCCGCAAGAAGCGGCGGCGCTCACGCGGTACTACCAGGGCGGCGGAAAGCTGTTGGTCATGGTGGATCCG is a genomic window containing:
- a CDS encoding ABC transporter permease subunit, which encodes MSGVLVIARKELKQLFTSPIAYVALAMFFLITGFLFFSLIGVYTVQVLQLQGPPPPDFDPTRIIFSPLFQDASFVLILLIPILTMRLVSEEDRAHTMELLATSPVSSTAIVLGKYLAGVVLFLVLLAISAYMPLSLALVGRLDWGLLAASYIGLLLLGGAFLAIGLFASTLNENQIVSAAIGFALLLLFWVLGFAQQATGSAVQQVLSSLSFSTHFTNLASGVVDTQDIVFFLSLAGFFVFLGVVALESRKWR
- a CDS encoding Gldg family protein, whose translation is MKRRNALLTTNALISAILVAALLVGLNYLVTEHHVRWDLTATREHSLSPQTIKVLRTLPGPIQAVAFPGADSAQTYRQQLGTYQYYSKDFQYRIVDPDRNPAEAQKYKVTSYGQIVLQHGAASYTVDDGSEEALTNGILHVLATSKKTVYVLQGEGEIPLDDFTRTGMGTAKQALTGKGFDVKPLALIQTGEVPSDASAVIIAAPTRDLLPQEAAALTRYYQGGGKLLVMVDPQTPAGTRAWLATAFHVGAPGGVVIDPVSRLLGGDVRVPIATQYPPNDITQNFQLATAFPLATPLVPNVKTPGVTMTPVVQSSAASYVKVNTATEDLRFQQGTDIKGPAVLAVEISPNPSPAPPAPAAGGAKGAPPAVPGPKGSAVILGNSSFVRNTYVGLVGNRDLFTSTVAWLTQSGDLVSIAPRATPFEAFLITGQQGRYLFIGSVIALPLLLLVLGGSIYLQRRAL